The nucleotide sequence TGAAGACGTTTGCGGGAATCATGGTAACCGCATCTCACAACCCAGCGGCTTACAATGGATATAAAGTCTACGGAGAAGATGGCGGACAAATGCCTCCTGCAGACGCAGATGCATTGACGAAATATGTCCGTGAAGTCAGCAATCCGCTAAAAGTCGAAGTATTATCTGACGAAGAAGCTAAACATAGCGGGTTGATCACGATCATCGGAGAAGAAGTGGACGCTGCTTATCTAGAAGAAATCAAAGCAGTGACGATTGATCGTGAATTGGTTGAAACAATGGGGAAAGATTTGAAACTTGTGTACACGCCACTTCATGGAACAGGGAAAATGTTGGGCGAACGTGCGTTGAAACAAGCTGGATTCGAACAATTCGTACTAGTTCCCGAACAAGCTGTGGCAGATCCAGATTTCACTACGGTCAAATCGCCAAATCCAGAAGAACATTCAGCTTTTGAATATGCTATACGACTTGGAGAAAAAGAAGGAGCTGACTTGCTGATTGCAACAGATCCTGATGCAGACCGTTTAGGCGCAGCGGTTCGTTTGCCAGATGGTTCTTATGAAGTATTGACTGGGAACCAAATCGGAGCATTGTTTGCTCAATATATTTTGGAAGCACATCAATCAAGAGGCACTTTACCAGAAAACGCAGCGGTATTGAAATCAATCGTTTCCAGCGAATTGCCTACAGCAATTGCGGAACACTACGGTGCTACCATGTTCAATGTGTTGACAGGGTTTAAATTCATTGCTGAAAAAATCCAACAATTCGAAGAAAACCATTCACATACTTTTATGTTTGGATTCGAAGAAAGTTATGGTTATTTAGTTAAACCTTTTGTTCGCGATAAAGACGCGATCCAAGCATTGCTTTTATTAGCAGAAGTAGCAGCTTACTATAAAAAACAAGGCAAAACGTTGTATGACGGCTTGCAAACGATTTTTGAAACCTATGGCTATTTCGCAGAAAAAACGATTTCTGTGACAATGAGCGGACAAGAAGGTTCTGCGAAAATCTCTGCTTTGATGGAAAAATTCCGTAAAGAAGCACCGACAGAATTTGCCGGAGCAAAAGT is from Enterococcus faecium and encodes:
- a CDS encoding phospho-sugar mutase, yielding MSWEQVYEQWVHEENLEENLKKQLNDLGEDPEKLEDAFYAPLEFGTAGMRGILGPGINRMNIYTVRQATEGLARFMDTQGEETKRRGVAIAYDSRHQSPEFAMEAAKTLAHHNIPSYVFESLRPTPELSFAVRHLKTFAGIMVTASHNPAAYNGYKVYGEDGGQMPPADADALTKYVREVSNPLKVEVLSDEEAKHSGLITIIGEEVDAAYLEEIKAVTIDRELVETMGKDLKLVYTPLHGTGKMLGERALKQAGFEQFVLVPEQAVADPDFTTVKSPNPEEHSAFEYAIRLGEKEGADLLIATDPDADRLGAAVRLPDGSYEVLTGNQIGALFAQYILEAHQSRGTLPENAAVLKSIVSSELPTAIAEHYGATMFNVLTGFKFIAEKIQQFEENHSHTFMFGFEESYGYLVKPFVRDKDAIQALLLLAEVAAYYKKQGKTLYDGLQTIFETYGYFAEKTISVTMSGQEGSAKISALMEKFRKEAPTEFAGAKVIQTEDFKELTRTDREGNVEKLTTPPSDVLKYTLEENGWIAIRPSGTEPKIKFYIGVKGSSTEDAAEKVASYEAIIKKMTEE